In the genome of Fundidesulfovibrio soli, one region contains:
- a CDS encoding HlyD family secretion protein, with amino-acid sequence MKRLILALAAATALCWGCSKGAEGVYQGYVEGEFVYVASPYGGRLDELAAQRGASVRAGEALFVLEHELESQGVNRAQANLKRAQDTLEDLKKGLRPQEIDQILARIAQSEADLALARLELDRRRNLLATGAVAKEDYDRADTAYQTAKGRLDDYRAQLATGKLGSRIDQILAAQAQVKAAQADLEQAKWSLGQKFQNAPRDALVFDLLHYRGEWVQAGSPVVKLLPPDAIKVRFFIPEQSLGAVRLGQKVTVSCDGCSKPFEGAVSFVFPQAEYAPPVIYSQDFRSKLVYMVEARFDPETARLLKPGQPVDVRLAPANPGGGA; translated from the coding sequence ATGAAACGACTGATTCTGGCGCTGGCAGCCGCGACCGCCCTCTGCTGGGGATGCTCGAAGGGCGCCGAGGGCGTGTACCAGGGGTATGTTGAGGGCGAGTTCGTGTATGTGGCTTCCCCCTACGGGGGCAGGCTGGACGAACTGGCGGCGCAGCGCGGGGCCTCCGTGCGCGCGGGCGAAGCCCTCTTCGTGCTGGAGCACGAACTGGAAAGCCAGGGCGTCAACCGCGCCCAGGCCAACCTCAAGCGCGCCCAGGACACCCTGGAGGATCTCAAGAAGGGCCTGCGCCCCCAGGAGATCGACCAGATCCTGGCGCGCATCGCCCAGTCCGAGGCGGACCTGGCCCTGGCCCGGCTTGAGCTGGATCGCAGGCGCAACCTGCTGGCCACGGGAGCCGTCGCCAAGGAGGACTACGACCGGGCCGACACCGCCTACCAGACCGCCAAGGGACGCCTGGACGACTACCGGGCCCAGCTGGCTACGGGCAAGCTCGGCTCCCGCATCGACCAGATCCTGGCGGCGCAGGCCCAGGTCAAGGCCGCCCAGGCCGATCTGGAGCAGGCCAAATGGTCGCTTGGCCAGAAATTCCAGAACGCCCCGCGCGACGCACTGGTGTTCGACCTGCTGCACTACCGGGGCGAGTGGGTCCAGGCCGGGTCCCCCGTGGTCAAACTGCTGCCGCCCGACGCCATCAAGGTGCGCTTCTTCATCCCTGAGCAGTCCCTGGGCGCGGTGCGCCTGGGCCAGAAGGTCACGGTGAGCTGCGACGGCTGCTCCAAGCCCTTCGAGGGTGCCGTGAGCTTCGTGTTCCCCCAGGCCGAATACGCTCCGCCCGTGATCTACAGCCAGGATTTCCGCTCCAAGCTCGTGTACATGGTGGAGGCGCGCTTCGACCCGGAGACCGCCCGTCTGCTCAAACCCGGCCAGCCCGTGGACGTGCGCCTGGCCCCAGCGAACCCCGGGGGCGGCGCGTGA
- a CDS encoding LysR substrate-binding domain-containing protein — translation MPDLEIDLLRGFATVAESGSFTAAAVALNLTQSAVSQQIKRLEGLVGKELLERSRRRATLTPEGETLYGYARRVLALNDEAVRRLAAPPMSGVLRLGVSEDFLPLRLPALLAGFAKAYPGIQLELTTGLSTALVGALASGLLDFAIAKRDAHPHTGRVIWREKLVWAAGAALPTEPLPLVLLPPPCSYRRLMLDTLAAAGRPWRVACTAHSLMGMQAAVAGGLGVSVLGRSFMQSGLRDIGGECGLPDLPDTEIALFGENGARAELVECALSFLLEGLPAGANPKSGGSASRPRS, via the coding sequence ATGCCAGACTTGGAAATCGATCTGCTGCGCGGCTTCGCAACGGTGGCTGAGTCGGGCAGCTTCACCGCCGCAGCGGTGGCATTGAACCTGACGCAGTCTGCAGTGAGCCAGCAGATCAAGCGGCTGGAAGGCTTGGTGGGCAAGGAACTTCTGGAGCGAAGCAGGCGGCGTGCGACTCTCACCCCGGAAGGGGAGACGCTCTACGGCTACGCCAGACGGGTACTCGCCTTGAACGATGAGGCCGTGCGCCGCCTGGCGGCCCCGCCGATGAGCGGTGTGCTTCGCCTGGGCGTTTCGGAGGATTTTCTGCCGCTGCGGCTCCCAGCGCTGCTGGCCGGGTTCGCCAAGGCCTACCCGGGTATCCAACTCGAGCTAACCACGGGCCTGAGCACGGCCCTGGTAGGCGCCCTGGCGTCGGGATTGTTGGATTTCGCCATCGCCAAGCGCGATGCGCATCCCCATACAGGGCGGGTCATCTGGCGGGAGAAGCTGGTCTGGGCGGCTGGCGCCGCCCTCCCGACGGAGCCGTTGCCGCTGGTGCTGCTGCCTCCCCCCTGTTCCTACAGGCGGCTCATGCTGGACACCCTGGCCGCTGCGGGCAGGCCCTGGCGCGTGGCCTGCACCGCCCACAGCCTCATGGGCATGCAGGCCGCCGTGGCCGGAGGGCTGGGCGTTTCGGTGCTCGGCCGCTCCTTCATGCAGTCCGGCCTGCGCGACATAGGGGGGGAATGCGGCCTCCCGGATCTTCCGGATACCGAGATCGCCCTGTTCGGGGAAAACGGCGCGCGCGCCGAACTGGTGGAGTGCGCCTTGTCCTTCCTGTTGGAGGGCCTTCCGGCCGGAGCTAATCCAAAGTCTGGCGGTAGCGCTTCACGGCCACGGTCATGA
- a CDS encoding ABC transporter ATP-binding protein, translating into MNSGRSGPAIDVSGITKSFGGKVVVNNLSLRVEPGEIYGFLGPNGSGKTTFIRMLCGLLKPDSGSGSCLGMDVMKDAARIKTRVGYMAQRFSLYGDLSVRENLDFMARVYGVDDRRGTVEAMIERMRLGPYAEQLAQNLSGGWKQRLALAASLIHGPELLLLDEPTAGVDPKARRDFWDQVHELAGQGLTALISTHYMDEAERCHRLAYISYGNLLTKGTVEDVIAGCGLHTWEVSGGDLYELAAELKGQPGVEQVAHFGNTLHVSGADAQKLREALAPFLARGAQTFNEVPTSLEEVFISLMGRSPSPQAGGAAKGGRE; encoded by the coding sequence GTGAACTCCGGGCGCAGCGGCCCGGCCATCGACGTGTCGGGCATCACCAAGTCCTTCGGGGGCAAGGTGGTGGTCAACAACCTCTCCCTGCGCGTGGAGCCGGGGGAAATCTACGGCTTCCTGGGCCCCAACGGCTCCGGCAAGACCACCTTCATCCGCATGCTCTGCGGGCTGCTCAAGCCCGACTCCGGCTCGGGCTCCTGCCTGGGCATGGACGTGATGAAGGACGCGGCCCGCATCAAGACCCGTGTGGGCTACATGGCCCAACGCTTCAGCCTCTACGGCGACCTCTCCGTGCGCGAGAACCTGGACTTCATGGCCCGCGTCTACGGCGTGGACGACCGCCGGGGTACTGTGGAAGCCATGATCGAGCGCATGCGCCTTGGCCCCTACGCCGAGCAGCTGGCCCAGAACCTCTCAGGAGGCTGGAAGCAGCGCCTGGCCCTGGCCGCCAGCCTGATCCACGGCCCCGAACTGCTGCTTCTGGACGAACCCACCGCGGGCGTGGACCCCAAGGCCCGCCGCGACTTCTGGGACCAGGTGCACGAACTGGCGGGGCAGGGGCTCACGGCGCTCATCTCCACCCACTACATGGACGAGGCCGAGCGCTGCCACCGCCTGGCCTACATCTCCTACGGCAACCTGCTGACCAAGGGGACCGTGGAGGACGTGATCGCGGGCTGCGGCCTGCACACCTGGGAGGTCTCCGGCGGGGATCTTTACGAGCTGGCCGCCGAACTGAAGGGCCAGCCCGGCGTCGAGCAGGTGGCCCACTTCGGCAATACGCTGCACGTCTCCGGGGCGGACGCCCAGAAACTCCGGGAGGCCCTGGCCCCGTTCCTGGCCAGGGGAGCGCAGACGTTCAACGAGGTGCCCACCAGCCTTGAGGAGGTTTTCATCAGCCTCATGGGCAGAAGCCCGAGCCCGCAGGCGGGCGGAGCGGCTAAAGGGGGCAGGGAGTGA
- a CDS encoding DUF2235 domain-containing protein, which yields MAKFIVFCADGTWNGPDCEDADHDNLADITNVLKLYRRLECDSPVISKDTEQECVLTASGSPVMVAKYLHGVGHSSNKLVRALGGAFGAGIIARIVRGYTFISRHYQDGDKIILVGFSRGAYTVRALAGMICAMGLLDAERMKLSDKDAAYHAGVATWSEYRREKMAVPGLFEKITDFLKGFEKYLTTHPAEENPDERLDAVLQPFEVYLQKRFPPIYRRLPIPIEAVAVWDTVGALGIPFYDRDRRVDVFRFADTDLSGCVQHGYHAVSVDEVRRDFTPTLWAPDDRVDQALFPGAHSDVGGGYPIGDKESGLSDHALIWMINKLEGLELSFVDGWIDSLAPDAEGCAHEPWRHCAMPMLTSPRQFPAAPALGVHQSLRDRLGKMVKADPDVPETPYAPGNLNGYIP from the coding sequence ATGGCGAAATTCATAGTGTTTTGTGCCGACGGAACCTGGAACGGACCCGACTGCGAGGATGCGGACCACGACAACCTCGCCGACATCACCAACGTGCTCAAGCTCTACCGGCGGCTTGAATGCGATTCGCCGGTGATATCCAAAGACACTGAGCAGGAGTGCGTGCTCACCGCCAGCGGATCGCCGGTGATGGTCGCCAAGTACCTCCATGGCGTGGGGCACAGCTCCAACAAGCTCGTGAGAGCCTTGGGCGGGGCTTTCGGGGCGGGCATCATCGCGCGCATCGTGCGCGGCTACACGTTCATCTCGCGCCATTACCAGGACGGCGACAAGATCATCCTGGTGGGGTTCAGCCGTGGGGCCTACACCGTGCGGGCCCTGGCGGGCATGATCTGCGCAATGGGGCTGCTGGACGCTGAGCGGATGAAACTTTCCGACAAGGATGCGGCCTACCATGCCGGTGTCGCCACCTGGAGCGAATATCGTAGGGAAAAGATGGCGGTTCCGGGGCTGTTCGAGAAAATCACGGACTTCCTGAAAGGCTTTGAGAAGTATCTCACCACGCATCCCGCGGAGGAAAACCCTGACGAGAGGCTCGACGCCGTGCTGCAGCCTTTTGAGGTCTACCTTCAAAAGCGTTTCCCGCCCATCTACAGACGTTTGCCCATACCCATCGAAGCCGTGGCCGTGTGGGACACGGTTGGCGCGCTGGGCATCCCGTTCTACGATAGGGACAGACGCGTGGATGTTTTCCGCTTCGCTGACACCGATCTGAGCGGCTGCGTGCAGCACGGCTACCACGCGGTGTCGGTGGATGAAGTGCGCAGGGACTTTACCCCGACACTTTGGGCGCCCGACGACCGCGTCGATCAGGCGCTCTTCCCTGGCGCCCACTCCGACGTGGGCGGAGGCTACCCCATCGGGGACAAGGAGAGCGGACTCTCCGACCATGCCCTGATCTGGATGATCAATAAGCTGGAAGGCCTCGAACTGAGCTTCGTTGATGGATGGATTGATTCTCTGGCTCCCGACGCCGAGGGCTGCGCCCACGAGCCGTGGCGGCATTGCGCCATGCCCATGCTGACGTCGCCGCGCCAGTTCCCGGCTGCCCCGGCGCTCGGGGTGCATCAGAGCCTCCGGGATCGCCTTGGTAAGATGGTGAAAGCGGACCCCGATGTCCCCGAGACTCCTTACGCGCCGGGAAA
- a CDS encoding TetR/AcrR family transcriptional regulator — MKARTATTKPAQPQDDAPVEAILQAAATVFAEHGYSGARVEAIAQAAGINKAMLYYRVGAKARLYELVVGTLFDRVARAVEQGRQVQGSPARQLGAVLERVAELFRADPRLPRIMAWELASGGSNMPGAVVRHWGRILQSVAPLAVELGLDPVLTYFSMVGPMVFISLTEPIRRRFGGELPEHLRTAASAHAGDMAAFLADMIRKAAGEAS; from the coding sequence ATGAAAGCCCGAACCGCCACAACCAAGCCTGCGCAGCCTCAGGACGACGCCCCTGTGGAGGCCATCCTCCAGGCTGCGGCGACCGTGTTCGCCGAGCACGGCTATTCCGGCGCGCGCGTGGAGGCCATAGCCCAGGCCGCCGGGATCAACAAGGCGATGCTCTATTATCGGGTGGGGGCCAAAGCCCGGTTGTACGAGCTTGTGGTGGGCACGCTCTTCGACCGTGTGGCTCGCGCCGTGGAGCAGGGCAGGCAGGTGCAGGGCTCCCCCGCGCGCCAGCTCGGGGCCGTGCTGGAGCGCGTGGCCGAGCTCTTCCGCGCCGACCCGCGCCTGCCGCGCATCATGGCCTGGGAGCTGGCCTCCGGCGGGAGCAACATGCCCGGCGCGGTGGTGCGCCACTGGGGCCGCATCCTGCAATCCGTCGCGCCCTTGGCCGTGGAGCTGGGGCTCGATCCGGTGCTGACGTATTTTTCCATGGTCGGGCCCATGGTCTTCATCTCGCTTACGGAGCCCATCCGCAGACGCTTCGGCGGCGAGCTGCCCGAGCATCTGCGTACGGCGGCCTCGGCCCATGCGGGCGACATGGCCGCGTTTCTGGCGGATATGATCCGCAAGGCAGCCGGGGAGGCCTCATGA
- a CDS encoding ABC transporter permease, whose product MFSPRRFWAMVVKEFVQMRRDRLTFAMMIGIPLMQLVLFGFAINSNPQNLPLAVLSNDDSEFSRTLVAAMQNSVYFRVTKVIRSEAEAKRLLDLGDVQFVLTFPHDFGRLLARGDRPQALVEADAADPAATGFALGALDTIFSQSLNRDLIGPLLPLRAQPGPVDLVVHRLYNPEIQTRYNIVPGLMGVVLTMTMVIITALAITRERERGTMENLLCTPVRPFEVMTGKIVPYIVVGYIQMMLIILAAKVVFGVPILGSLPLLLAVSILFIAANLAVGITFSTIASNQLQAMQMAFFFFLPSILLSGFMFPFRGMPEWAQWVGSVLPLTHYLRVVRGIVLKGIGFADLLPELWPILAFLVVLMTVAVKRYRQTLD is encoded by the coding sequence ATGTTCTCCCCGCGCCGGTTCTGGGCCATGGTCGTCAAGGAGTTCGTGCAGATGCGCCGCGACCGCCTGACCTTCGCCATGATGATCGGCATCCCGCTGATGCAGCTGGTGCTGTTCGGCTTCGCCATCAACTCCAATCCGCAGAACCTGCCCCTGGCCGTGCTCTCCAATGACGATTCCGAGTTCTCGCGCACCCTGGTGGCGGCCATGCAGAACAGCGTCTATTTCCGGGTGACCAAGGTCATTCGTAGCGAGGCCGAGGCCAAGCGTCTGCTTGACCTGGGCGACGTGCAGTTCGTGCTGACCTTCCCGCACGACTTCGGCCGCCTGCTGGCCCGGGGGGACAGGCCCCAGGCCCTGGTGGAGGCCGACGCCGCGGACCCGGCGGCCACGGGCTTCGCCCTGGGCGCGCTGGACACCATCTTCAGCCAGAGCCTGAACCGCGACCTCATCGGCCCGCTGCTGCCCCTGCGCGCCCAGCCCGGCCCCGTGGACCTTGTGGTGCACCGCCTCTACAACCCCGAAATCCAGACGCGCTACAACATCGTGCCCGGGCTCATGGGCGTGGTGCTGACCATGACCATGGTCATCATCACGGCCCTGGCCATCACCCGCGAGCGTGAGCGGGGCACCATGGAGAACCTGCTCTGCACCCCGGTGCGGCCTTTCGAGGTCATGACGGGCAAGATCGTGCCCTACATCGTGGTGGGCTACATCCAGATGATGCTCATCATACTGGCGGCCAAGGTGGTGTTCGGGGTGCCCATCCTGGGCAGCCTGCCGCTGCTGTTGGCCGTGTCCATCCTGTTCATCGCCGCCAACCTGGCCGTGGGGATCACTTTCTCCACCATTGCCAGCAACCAGTTGCAGGCCATGCAGATGGCGTTCTTCTTCTTCCTGCCCTCCATATTGCTCTCGGGCTTCATGTTCCCCTTTCGGGGCATGCCGGAGTGGGCCCAGTGGGTGGGCTCGGTGCTGCCGCTCACGCACTATTTGCGCGTGGTGCGCGGCATCGTGCTCAAGGGCATCGGGTTTGCGGACCTGCTACCGGAGCTTTGGCCCATCCTGGCCTTCCTGGTGGTACTCATGACCGTGGCCGTGAAGCGCTACCGCCAGACTTTGGATTAG